GAAAAACTGTTTTCATTAGCGTTTCTGGAGAAGATGACTCTCAAACAGGTCCTTTTACATTAGAACTGTATAGCTCAACTCCAACTGTAGTTAAGGAGGACTTTGAAGATGCACAACATGCATTTGACTTCTCGGGCGACTGGGTACGTACCAATTTAGATCGATATGATGGCACATACAGTTTTACCAATAAAGATATTTCCGACGGACAAGAATCCAGAGTTAGTTTTAATTTAAGTATTCCTACAACTGTCTCTAGTGCAATTTTGTCTATGGATTATAAAGTTAGCTCAGAAAGTAACTACGATTTTTTTGAAATTTTGATTGGAGGAATGAAAGTTCTGAGTGTATCTGGTAACGTTTCTTGGTCAAAGTTCGAGACTCCGATTCAATTCGGACTCCATACAATTACTTTAAGGTATGTAAAAGATGGTAGTGGGAGTAGTGGATCTGATTCAGCTTTTGTCGATAATATTACACTAAAATGGTAACGTGCGAGTTTTATCATGACATTTCAAAGAAAGGGAGCTATATTTGAATCCCTAAAAGCTTCCTTATTTAATCAGAAAGGAATTTCATCTACACTCTGACCCGTCTCTGGACGGGGCTTTTTTATTGGGAGGCTTTCGACAGAATCACGACCGTGAGCTGGGTATATCTCGTTCGTATGTATCCCATATCGAAAAGCGAGCGTTGATGAAGTTGTTGAAGATAAAAGGCAAGGGAATAAAGGAAAATCACTTGGAAAAATCACCCGTGAGAGAGGCATTCTTTCAGCCAGCCGTCTTACGGGTGATTGCTGTGCGAATAACTCAAGTATGATTGTATCCGCACAGAGTTTTTCAAGAGGAACGATAACTATCCTTCCCATCTATGGTTTTTTGTCTGAAGTAAAGAAACAGAGGAAAAGCAAATGATAGCCCAATAGTTAAAGTTGCGACTATGTAAATCCACCAATGCTTAATGTGATGCTTTCGAACTTCTTGAAAAAGGAATACCCAGAAAATTAGGCATGAGATAAGAAAATCGGTTGCAAAAAACGAAGAAATGTCGTTTGCAAAAAGTTCCGATGTAAAGAGCTTGATATCTAATCCATTTGCACGAAGGAACGGAATGAAATAACTGTAAGGCAAGACAGCTCCCAAAATTGCCAGTAATAAATATAGGTTTTTCATTCTTTACCTCCCCCTTTATTTTTGGGGATATTATACAGTCAATAAAGAGTCAACTTCAATTCGTTTTAGAGTTATTTTTTGCAATTTAAAGAATGTTCGCATTGCTCAAAATACTAAATACCATGGTGAACAATTATGTAGTTAACATGAAAAGCTTGAAGGGATCCAACGAAGAGAGTATGAACAAAATGTGTACTTA
This genomic stretch from Brevibacillus brevis harbors:
- a CDS encoding DUF2834 domain-containing protein, with the translated sequence MKNLYLLLAILGAVLPYSYFIPFLRANGLDIKLFTSELFANDISSFFATDFLISCLIFWVFLFQEVRKHHIKHWWIYIVATLTIGLSFAFPLFLYFRQKTIDGKDSYRSS